A genomic segment from Amycolatopsis camponoti encodes:
- the mmsB gene encoding multiple monosaccharide ABC transporter permease — MTTTEARPAAPAAERSKRRISINPRQSGIYVAFALIVVLFEVLTGGALLEPQNISNIIVQNSYVLILAIGMILVIISGHIDLSAGSVVAMTGAVSAVLMVNWHLPWFLAVLITLVVGAAIGAWQGYWVAYFGIPAFIVTLAGMLAFRALTLTVLGNQGIGPFPDAIRTLSNGFTDGYLGNIGLGPLGGADLVSLLAGVVAVAGIAFTQWRKRSARLGYGQDVDPFPVFVLKIVGIAVLVLALVVQLARFKNLPWVLILLAVLVLGYSLVAGKSVFGRHIYAVGGNLQAATLSGVKVKSVTFWIFVNMGVLAALAGIIFAGRLNQAGPTAGVNFELDAIAAAFIGGAAVQGGVGKVVGAITGGLIMAVINNGMSLIGAPSERVMLVKGVVLLAAVAYDIWTKRRAAS; from the coding sequence ATGACCACGACCGAAGCGCGGCCCGCCGCGCCCGCGGCCGAGCGCTCCAAGCGGAGGATCTCGATCAACCCGCGCCAGAGCGGCATCTACGTCGCGTTCGCGCTGATCGTGGTGCTGTTCGAGGTGCTCACCGGCGGCGCGCTGCTCGAACCGCAGAACATCTCCAACATCATCGTGCAGAACAGCTACGTGCTGATCCTCGCGATCGGGATGATCCTGGTGATCATCTCCGGGCACATCGACCTGTCCGCCGGCTCGGTCGTCGCGATGACCGGCGCGGTGTCGGCGGTGCTGATGGTGAACTGGCACCTGCCGTGGTTCCTGGCGGTGCTGATCACCCTCGTCGTCGGCGCGGCGATCGGGGCCTGGCAGGGGTACTGGGTCGCCTACTTCGGGATCCCGGCGTTCATCGTGACGCTGGCCGGGATGCTCGCGTTCCGCGCGCTGACCCTGACGGTGCTGGGCAACCAGGGCATCGGGCCGTTCCCGGACGCGATCCGCACGCTGTCGAACGGCTTCACCGACGGCTACCTGGGCAACATCGGCCTCGGGCCGCTCGGCGGCGCGGACCTGGTGTCCCTGCTGGCGGGCGTCGTCGCGGTGGCCGGGATCGCGTTCACCCAGTGGCGCAAGCGCTCGGCGCGGCTGGGCTACGGCCAGGACGTCGACCCGTTCCCGGTGTTCGTGCTCAAGATCGTCGGGATCGCGGTGCTGGTGCTCGCGCTGGTGGTGCAGCTGGCGCGGTTCAAGAACCTGCCGTGGGTGCTGATCCTGCTGGCGGTGCTGGTGCTCGGCTACTCGCTGGTGGCGGGCAAGTCGGTGTTCGGCAGGCACATCTACGCCGTGGGCGGCAACCTGCAGGCCGCGACGCTTTCGGGTGTCAAGGTCAAGTCGGTGACGTTCTGGATCTTCGTCAACATGGGCGTCCTGGCGGCGCTGGCCGGGATCATCTTCGCGGGCCGGCTGAACCAGGCGGGCCCGACGGCCGGCGTGAACTTCGAGCTGGACGCGATCGCGGCGGCGTTCATCGGCGGCGCGGCGGTCCAGGGCGGCGTCGGCAAGGTGGTCGGCGCGATCACCGGCGGGTTGATCATGGCGGTGATCAACAACGGGATGTCCCTGATCGGCGCACCGAGCGAGCGGGTGATGCTGGTGAAGGGCGTGGTGCTGCTGGCAGCGGTGGCGTACGACATCTGGACGAAGCGCCGCGCGGCTTCCTGA
- a CDS encoding DUF1996 domain-containing protein codes for MPRKTSPATGRHRISRRTKIATGGIALALAVGGIVVATTAGRTGEASADPADASFFIDIAKVPSGVNVNKALQKKGARGTFTVDCGRNENQHFNPDNFIAQPGIKNGAQHLHDYVGNLSTNADSNNKSLVKAGTTCKNGDKSAYFWPVVRIDTGDEDKNPPATQPDRAGSAADKASSQVDCPDVASKLPDVPDQAMDEVNRNLDLLDKQIDEANARIANGDLKTPQDIQNAVVGPLKDKRAATIDRIAIAIGRRAAKPTNLGGLAACVLKQNGQGGLDNGGQNSTGQPAELPGVNDKNEVGDNDGEIQRVQSATITFTSGGASKVVAMPQFLRILYGDAKQSTNGPANARPSWTCTGFEDRLTDHYPICPQNSKVERIHAFPNCWDGKNIDSTNHRTHIVFADQQGKCPQGFKNVPQLVIKLVYDIPHDIQVKGQYKVDAFAQEKHNPRSDHDDFANVMGQRLMNQAVNCINTGKNCRQ; via the coding sequence ATGCCCCGGAAAACATCCCCCGCCACGGGCAGACATCGCATTTCCCGCCGAACCAAGATCGCGACCGGCGGTATCGCCCTCGCGCTCGCGGTCGGCGGCATCGTCGTCGCCACGACCGCCGGGCGCACCGGCGAGGCCAGCGCCGATCCCGCCGACGCGTCGTTCTTCATCGACATCGCGAAGGTGCCGTCCGGTGTTAACGTGAACAAGGCGCTGCAGAAGAAAGGCGCGCGCGGCACGTTCACGGTCGACTGCGGCCGCAACGAGAACCAGCACTTCAACCCCGACAACTTCATCGCCCAGCCCGGCATCAAGAACGGCGCCCAGCACCTGCACGACTACGTCGGCAACCTCTCGACGAACGCCGACTCGAACAACAAGAGCCTCGTCAAGGCCGGAACGACGTGCAAGAACGGCGACAAGTCCGCCTACTTCTGGCCCGTCGTCCGCATCGACACCGGTGACGAGGACAAGAACCCGCCCGCCACGCAGCCCGACCGCGCCGGCAGCGCGGCCGACAAGGCGAGCAGCCAGGTCGACTGCCCGGACGTCGCGAGCAAGCTCCCCGACGTCCCCGACCAGGCCATGGACGAGGTGAACCGCAACCTCGACCTGCTCGACAAGCAGATCGACGAGGCGAACGCGCGGATCGCGAACGGCGACCTGAAGACCCCGCAGGACATCCAGAACGCCGTCGTCGGGCCGCTGAAGGACAAGCGCGCGGCGACGATCGACCGGATCGCCATCGCGATCGGCCGCCGGGCGGCGAAGCCGACGAACCTCGGCGGCCTCGCGGCGTGCGTGCTCAAGCAGAACGGCCAGGGCGGCCTCGACAACGGCGGCCAGAACAGCACCGGCCAGCCGGCGGAACTGCCGGGCGTCAACGACAAGAACGAGGTCGGCGACAACGACGGCGAGATCCAGCGCGTCCAGTCGGCGACGATCACGTTCACCAGCGGCGGCGCGAGCAAGGTCGTCGCCATGCCGCAGTTCCTCCGCATCCTCTACGGCGACGCCAAGCAGAGCACCAACGGCCCGGCCAACGCCCGGCCCAGCTGGACCTGCACCGGCTTCGAGGACCGGCTCACCGACCACTACCCGATCTGCCCGCAGAACAGCAAGGTGGAGCGCATCCACGCCTTCCCGAACTGCTGGGACGGCAAGAACATCGACAGCACCAACCACCGCACGCACATCGTCTTCGCCGACCAGCAGGGCAAGTGCCCGCAGGGCTTCAAGAACGTGCCGCAGCTGGTGATCAAGCTGGTCTACGACATCCCGCACGACATCCAGGTCAAGGGACAGTACAAAGTGGACGCCTTCGCCCAGGAGAAGCACAACCCGCGCTCGGACCACGACGACTTCGCGAACGTCATGGGCCAGCGGCTGATGAACCAGGCGGTGAACTGCATCAACACCGGCAAGAACTGCCGCCAGTGA
- a CDS encoding substrate-binding domain-containing protein, which translates to MTEDDAGPRGPFGTRSRGTLGVIATGAAASGPALNGLRAAAREHGYVLVVFGVPGRGRAALPAAVAGLLLQGVSGIVVLDPHLAAELPLVDGVPLVPAASADQSAGARRATEHLLELGHPTVWHLGGPEDGPIARARERGWRETLENHGAEVPPVVRGDWSARSGYRAGQSLAAEPGVGAVFSANDHMALGLLSAFTEAGMRVPRDAHVVGFDDVPEAAYFEPPLTTVRQDFVAAGRQTVAALAARIDGVATPVREAVEAELVVRESSRCLRAG; encoded by the coding sequence ATGACCGAGGACGACGCGGGTCCCAGAGGTCCTTTCGGCACTCGTAGCCGGGGCACGCTCGGCGTGATCGCCACCGGTGCCGCGGCGTCCGGGCCGGCCCTGAACGGTCTGCGCGCCGCCGCGCGTGAGCACGGGTACGTCCTCGTCGTCTTCGGCGTGCCGGGCCGCGGCCGGGCCGCGCTGCCCGCCGCCGTCGCCGGTCTGCTCCTGCAGGGGGTGTCGGGCATCGTGGTGCTCGACCCGCACCTGGCCGCCGAACTGCCCCTGGTCGACGGCGTCCCGCTGGTTCCGGCCGCGTCGGCCGACCAGTCCGCGGGTGCCCGACGGGCCACCGAGCACCTGCTGGAGCTCGGCCACCCGACGGTCTGGCACCTCGGCGGCCCCGAAGACGGCCCGATCGCCCGCGCCCGCGAGCGCGGCTGGCGCGAAACCCTGGAAAACCACGGCGCGGAGGTTCCCCCGGTGGTCCGCGGCGACTGGTCCGCCCGGTCCGGCTACCGCGCCGGCCAGTCCCTGGCGGCCGAACCGGGGGTGGGCGCGGTGTTCTCGGCCAACGACCACATGGCGCTGGGTCTGCTGTCGGCGTTCACGGAGGCGGGCATGCGAGTCCCGCGCGACGCTCACGTGGTCGGTTTCGACGATGTCCCGGAAGCGGCCTACTTCGAACCGCCGTTGACGACGGTCCGCCAGGACTTCGTGGCGGCCGGGCGTCAGACGGTCGCGGCGCTCGCGGCCCGGATCGACGGGGTCGCGACGCCGGTGCGGGAGGCGGTCGAGGCCGAGCTGGTGGTGCGGGAGAGCAGCCGCTGCCTGCGCGCGGGCTGA
- a CDS encoding cytochrome P450, which yields MSAAADEALLSLSAPGGLADPYPIYAKLREETPIFRSEVFGGWVLSRFADCQAVLADGETFLVLDAQWRDRHTPGWRDNPAMVLLAALLPWKNPPEHTRERRLLMRDFTVRRVQELEPTVRRAVDRVLDRFADATADGGAAEFVGTVLYPLGMAVIGGLVGVPEADHDRLRGVTDLIGKQVDPAMPADLRAEVDAAAVEFRAYFTELIALRRADPGDDLTSALLTRPAADAEPMPVEDVLNSLVVLFGGGYETTAGALGNGIHALLTHPDQFALLAGDPGLAAGAAEEILRWDGAAQMSQRAAARPAALDGARVATGELVIVLNGAANRDPARFADPDRFDITRDAGRGLFFGHGLHLCLGAAVARLEMTVLLEQLGKRFPSLRLGGPAERRRNPALRGMAALPLTR from the coding sequence ATGTCCGCAGCCGCCGACGAAGCCCTGCTGTCCCTGTCCGCCCCGGGCGGGCTCGCCGATCCGTACCCGATCTACGCGAAGCTCCGCGAAGAGACGCCGATCTTCCGCAGCGAAGTTTTCGGCGGCTGGGTGCTCAGCCGGTTCGCCGACTGCCAGGCGGTGCTCGCCGACGGCGAAACCTTCCTCGTGCTCGACGCCCAGTGGCGCGACCGGCACACGCCGGGCTGGCGCGACAACCCGGCCATGGTGCTGCTGGCCGCGCTCCTGCCGTGGAAGAACCCGCCGGAGCACACGCGCGAGCGCCGGTTGCTCATGCGGGACTTCACCGTCCGGCGCGTGCAGGAACTGGAGCCCACGGTCCGCCGGGCCGTCGACCGGGTGCTGGACCGGTTCGCCGACGCCACGGCGGACGGCGGCGCCGCGGAGTTCGTCGGCACCGTGCTCTACCCGCTCGGGATGGCGGTGATCGGCGGACTGGTCGGCGTGCCCGAAGCCGACCACGACCGGCTCCGCGGCGTCACCGACCTGATCGGCAAGCAGGTCGACCCGGCGATGCCGGCGGACCTGCGCGCCGAGGTCGACGCGGCCGCCGTCGAGTTCCGCGCCTACTTCACGGAGCTCATCGCGCTGCGGCGGGCGGATCCCGGTGACGACCTGACGTCCGCGCTGCTGACCCGCCCCGCCGCCGACGCGGAACCGATGCCGGTCGAGGACGTGCTCAATTCGCTCGTCGTGTTGTTCGGCGGCGGTTACGAGACCACCGCCGGCGCGCTGGGCAACGGGATCCACGCCCTGCTGACCCATCCGGATCAGTTCGCCCTGCTCGCGGGCGATCCCGGGCTGGCGGCCGGGGCGGCCGAGGAGATCCTGCGGTGGGACGGCGCGGCCCAGATGAGCCAGCGCGCGGCCGCCCGCCCGGCCGCGCTCGACGGCGCGCGAGTCGCGACCGGGGAGCTGGTCATCGTGCTCAACGGCGCGGCGAACCGGGACCCCGCGCGGTTCGCGGACCCGGACCGCTTCGACATCACGCGCGACGCCGGCCGGGGGCTGTTCTTCGGCCACGGCCTGCACCTGTGTCTCGGCGCGGCCGTGGCCCGGCTCGAGATGACCGTCCTGCTCGAACAACTCGGGAAGCGCTTCCCGAGCTTGCGGCTCGGGGGCCCGGCAGAGCGGCGCCGGAACCCGGCGCTGCGCGGGATGGCGGCGCTGCCGCTCACCCGGTGA
- the glpK gene encoding glycerol kinase GlpK, with protein MVQRYVMSIDQGTTSTRCILFDARGRLVSVVQREHQQHFPRPGWVEHDAVEIWRNLSRIVPQALADAGATADQVVGLGIANQRETTVLWDRHTGNPIGRAIVWQDTRTDAMLEQLAREPGADRVRQLCGLPLATYFSAPRVRWLLERTPGLRERAERGDVLFGTIESWLIWNLTGGAEGGVHITDVTNASRTMLMNLRTLNWDDELLDFFDVPRAMLPEIRSSTEVYGTTTRVVPGIRIAAALGDQQAALFGQTCFAPGEAKCTYGTGSFLLLNTGSTPVLSTHGMLTTVGFKIGDEPAVYALEGSIAVTGSLVQWFRDGLELIGSAPEIETLARTVEDNGGCYIVPAFSGLFAPHWHSEARGVIAGLTSYITKGHLARAVLEATGWQTREVVDAMNADSGLALTSLKVDGGMTADNLLMQCVADVLDVPVVRPMVAETVSLGAAYAAGLSVGYWPDLEGLRRNWHRAGQWLPAMDPARRDSEYAHWRQAVELTFGWMRPGPAAVAPGSDLVEVLLADHRRFEQLLRDLRNTEADRPALVAELAALLVAHATATERIVRPDSPGSSFADELLAVLEADDFEKALLRLENVVDAHVRGEERGLLNDLRRTMSTSDRTGLGRAFVAERRRQLDLDCGSPAHLRELGDRLTL; from the coding sequence ATGGTCCAGCGGTACGTGATGTCCATCGACCAGGGCACCACCTCCACCCGGTGCATCCTGTTCGACGCGCGCGGCCGGCTCGTCTCGGTCGTCCAACGCGAACACCAGCAGCACTTCCCGCGCCCCGGGTGGGTCGAGCACGACGCCGTCGAGATCTGGCGGAACCTCTCGCGGATCGTCCCCCAGGCACTGGCCGACGCCGGTGCCACCGCGGACCAGGTCGTCGGCCTCGGGATCGCCAACCAGCGCGAGACCACCGTCCTGTGGGACCGGCACACCGGGAACCCGATCGGGCGCGCGATCGTCTGGCAGGACACCCGCACCGACGCCATGCTCGAACAGCTGGCCCGCGAACCCGGGGCCGACCGCGTCCGGCAGCTGTGCGGCCTGCCCCTCGCGACGTACTTCTCCGCGCCGCGCGTCCGCTGGCTGCTCGAACGCACACCCGGCCTGCGCGAACGCGCCGAACGCGGCGACGTCCTCTTCGGCACCATCGAGAGCTGGCTGATCTGGAACCTCACCGGCGGCGCCGAGGGCGGCGTGCACATCACCGACGTCACCAACGCCTCGCGCACCATGCTGATGAACCTGCGCACCCTCAACTGGGACGACGAGCTGCTCGACTTCTTCGACGTCCCGCGCGCGATGCTGCCCGAGATCCGGTCGTCGACCGAGGTCTACGGCACCACGACCCGCGTGGTCCCCGGGATCCGGATCGCGGCGGCGCTCGGCGACCAGCAGGCGGCGCTGTTCGGCCAGACGTGCTTCGCGCCCGGCGAGGCGAAGTGCACCTACGGCACCGGCAGCTTCCTGCTGCTCAACACCGGCTCGACGCCGGTGCTGTCCACCCACGGCATGCTCACCACGGTCGGGTTCAAGATCGGCGACGAGCCGGCGGTGTACGCGCTCGAAGGGTCGATCGCCGTCACCGGGTCGCTGGTGCAGTGGTTCCGCGACGGGCTCGAGCTGATCGGCAGCGCCCCCGAGATCGAGACCCTCGCCCGGACCGTCGAGGACAACGGTGGCTGCTACATCGTCCCCGCGTTCTCCGGGCTGTTCGCCCCGCACTGGCACAGCGAGGCGCGTGGGGTGATCGCCGGGCTGACGTCGTACATCACGAAGGGCCACCTGGCGCGGGCGGTGCTCGAGGCGACCGGCTGGCAGACCCGCGAGGTCGTCGACGCGATGAACGCCGACTCCGGGCTGGCGCTCACGTCCTTGAAGGTGGACGGCGGGATGACCGCCGACAACCTGCTGATGCAGTGCGTCGCGGACGTCCTCGACGTCCCGGTCGTCCGCCCGATGGTGGCGGAGACGGTGTCGCTCGGCGCGGCGTACGCGGCGGGGCTGTCCGTCGGGTACTGGCCGGACCTGGAAGGACTGCGGCGCAACTGGCACCGCGCCGGCCAGTGGCTCCCGGCGATGGACCCGGCCCGCCGCGACTCCGAGTACGCGCACTGGCGCCAAGCGGTGGAGCTGACGTTCGGCTGGATGCGTCCGGGCCCGGCCGCCGTCGCGCCCGGGTCCGACCTGGTCGAGGTGCTGCTCGCCGACCACCGCCGGTTCGAGCAGCTGTTGCGGGACCTGCGCAACACCGAAGCCGACCGTCCGGCGCTGGTCGCGGAGCTGGCGGCGCTCCTGGTCGCCCACGCGACGGCGACCGAGCGGATCGTCCGCCCGGACTCGCCGGGTTCTTCCTTCGCCGACGAACTTCTCGCCGTTCTCGAAGCCGATGATTTCGAAAAGGCGTTGCTGCGCTTGGAGAACGTGGTCGACGCGCACGTACGCGGGGAGGAACGCGGGCTGCTGAACGACCTGCGCCGCACGATGTCCACTTCGGACCGCACGGGGCTGGGGCGGGCGTTCGTGGCGGAACGCCGCCGCCAGCTGGACCTCGACTGCGGGAGCCCCGCCCACCTCCGCGAACTCGGCGACCGCCTCACGCTCTGA
- a CDS encoding IclR family transcriptional regulator, translating to MPGPIQSIERAAAILKLLARGSGRLGVGEIAESLELAKGTAHGILRTLQGVGFVEQDRDTGKYQLGATLLHLGTSYLDVNELRSRAINWADALASRSGEAVRIGAPLEGRVLVVHHVFRPDDTLQTLDVGTLLPLHATALGKVLLAYDTTLAASPEAYTRRTLVTQTAIKRACAKVREAGWAVENGEMISGEAGIAAPIRGHGGIVVGAIGVSGAVERVCEPDGTPSARLLGHVRDAARAVSRDLGASRW from the coding sequence GTGCCGGGTCCGATCCAGTCCATCGAGCGCGCCGCCGCGATCCTCAAGCTGCTGGCGCGCGGCTCGGGACGGCTCGGCGTCGGCGAGATCGCCGAATCCCTCGAACTGGCCAAGGGGACGGCGCACGGCATCCTGCGCACGCTGCAGGGCGTCGGGTTCGTCGAGCAGGACCGCGACACCGGCAAGTACCAGCTCGGGGCGACGCTGCTGCACCTGGGCACGAGCTACCTGGACGTCAACGAGCTGCGGTCGCGGGCGATCAACTGGGCCGACGCGCTGGCCTCGCGCAGCGGCGAAGCGGTCCGGATCGGCGCGCCGCTGGAGGGCCGGGTGCTGGTGGTGCACCACGTGTTCCGGCCGGACGACACCCTGCAGACCCTCGACGTCGGCACGCTGCTGCCGCTGCACGCGACCGCGTTGGGCAAGGTGCTGCTGGCCTACGACACGACGCTCGCGGCGTCACCGGAGGCTTACACACGGCGAACCCTGGTCACGCAGACCGCGATCAAGCGCGCGTGTGCGAAGGTACGCGAAGCGGGCTGGGCGGTGGAGAACGGCGAGATGATCTCCGGCGAGGCGGGGATCGCGGCCCCGATCCGCGGCCACGGCGGCATCGTGGTGGGTGCGATCGGGGTGTCGGGAGCGGTGGAGCGCGTCTGCGAGCCGGACGGAACCCCGAGCGCGCGGCTACTGGGCCACGTCCGGGACGCGGCGCGGGCGGTTTCGCGAGACTTGGGTGCGTCGCGATGGTGA
- a CDS encoding MIP/aquaporin family protein, translating into MVRNLKAHGLAGEMAAEFVGTMILILFGCGVVAQVVAAGIGDHDSIAWAWGLGVTLGVYVASRISGAHLNPAVTVALAVFKGFEWRKVAPYALAQTAGAFLAALLVRWNYTEVLNAKDPGLTVKTQGVFSTLPGNGTLPVGDWGAFRDQIIGTAILVLVIFAITDLRNTSPGANLAPVVVGFLVVAIGMAWGTNAGYAINPARDFGPRLASWLTGYDTAWSDQYGFPYWWIPIVAPVIGAVIGGAIYKFLIERHLPAGEPLDAMPAKDFETAA; encoded by the coding sequence ATGGTGCGAAACCTCAAGGCCCACGGACTCGCCGGCGAGATGGCCGCCGAGTTCGTGGGGACGATGATCCTCATCCTGTTCGGGTGCGGGGTGGTGGCGCAGGTCGTCGCCGCGGGCATCGGGGACCACGACAGCATCGCCTGGGCCTGGGGACTCGGCGTCACGCTCGGTGTCTACGTCGCTTCGCGGATCAGCGGCGCGCACCTCAACCCGGCCGTGACCGTCGCCCTCGCGGTGTTCAAGGGCTTCGAGTGGCGCAAGGTCGCCCCCTACGCCCTGGCCCAGACGGCCGGCGCGTTCCTCGCCGCCCTGCTCGTGCGCTGGAACTACACCGAGGTGCTCAACGCCAAGGATCCCGGCCTCACGGTCAAGACCCAGGGCGTGTTCTCCACCCTTCCGGGTAACGGCACGCTCCCGGTGGGTGACTGGGGCGCCTTCCGCGACCAGATCATCGGCACCGCGATCCTCGTCCTGGTGATCTTCGCGATCACCGACCTCCGCAACACCTCGCCGGGCGCGAACCTGGCCCCGGTCGTCGTCGGCTTCCTCGTCGTCGCGATCGGCATGGCCTGGGGCACCAACGCCGGCTACGCGATCAACCCCGCCCGCGACTTCGGCCCGCGCCTGGCGTCCTGGCTGACCGGCTACGACACGGCGTGGTCCGACCAGTACGGCTTCCCCTACTGGTGGATCCCGATCGTGGCGCCCGTGATCGGCGCCGTCATCGGCGGCGCGATCTACAAGTTCCTCATCGAGCGCCACCTGCCCGCCGGGGAACCGCTGGACGCCATGCCCGCCAAGGACTTCGAGACCGCCGCCTGA